A genomic stretch from Oscillospiraceae bacterium includes:
- the purF gene encoding amidophosphoribosyltransferase: MNGSDKPREECAVFGASLFAQEAAGLTYNGLLSMQHRGQEGTGIAVLSGSNIVCHKDTGLVNEVFVRENLGKIPKSKLAVGHNRYSTTGRSVHINLQPFVTEYLTGRIAAVHNGNVTNAGKIKRQLMARGLNFNATSDTEVIASLIAYHCMREKDALKGVIRAADELEGAFTLIILSSEKKLIAVRDGSGYRPLCIGRGPAGLVVASESCALDSCGFRFVRDVRPGEVVVIENGEVTYEKVILQKKDPNSGLCIFEYVYFARPDSDIDGLSVYEARHNMGRVLAREHPVAADAVCGVPDSGLEAAIGYAGASGLPLVSGFVKNRYIGRSFIFPTQSERESAVKMKLNPLRANLRGKSIVLVDDSIVRGTTSEKIVTALKQAGAREVHMRISSPPFRYACYFGTDIDTEENLIANKMDLDAIRDKIGADSLGYISIEGLKTACEKAVLPFCTKCFTGHGCEGGGC, encoded by the coding sequence TTGAACGGAAGCGATAAGCCAAGGGAGGAATGCGCGGTCTTCGGCGCCAGCTTATTTGCGCAGGAGGCGGCCGGTCTCACCTACAACGGGCTGCTGTCGATGCAGCACAGAGGTCAGGAGGGTACGGGCATCGCCGTGCTTTCGGGTAGTAACATCGTCTGCCACAAGGACACCGGCTTGGTCAACGAGGTGTTCGTGCGCGAGAATCTGGGGAAAATCCCCAAGAGCAAGCTGGCCGTGGGACACAACCGTTACTCCACCACCGGCCGGAGCGTCCACATCAACCTGCAGCCCTTTGTGACAGAATACCTGACTGGGCGCATCGCCGCCGTTCACAACGGCAATGTCACAAATGCCGGCAAAATCAAACGGCAGCTCATGGCGCGGGGGCTGAATTTCAACGCCACCAGCGATACCGAAGTCATCGCCTCCCTCATCGCCTATCACTGCATGCGGGAGAAGGACGCCCTGAAAGGAGTCATTCGCGCGGCGGACGAGCTGGAGGGTGCGTTCACGCTGATCATCCTCAGCAGCGAAAAGAAACTGATCGCCGTACGGGACGGTTCCGGGTACCGTCCGCTGTGCATCGGACGCGGTCCCGCGGGGCTTGTCGTCGCTTCCGAGAGTTGCGCGCTGGACAGTTGCGGTTTCCGCTTCGTGCGGGATGTGCGCCCCGGTGAGGTCGTCGTCATCGAAAATGGTGAGGTCACCTACGAAAAGGTGATCCTGCAAAAAAAGGATCCGAACAGCGGGTTGTGCATCTTCGAGTACGTCTACTTTGCGCGCCCGGATTCCGACATCGACGGGCTCAGCGTATACGAGGCGCGTCACAACATGGGGCGGGTGCTCGCCCGGGAACACCCGGTGGCGGCGGACGCCGTCTGCGGCGTGCCCGACAGCGGCCTCGAAGCCGCTATTGGTTATGCCGGTGCGAGCGGCCTGCCGCTCGTCTCTGGGTTTGTCAAAAACCGCTACATCGGGCGCAGTTTCATCTTCCCTACGCAGTCGGAGCGCGAGAGCGCCGTCAAGATGAAATTGAATCCGCTGCGGGCTAATTTGCGGGGCAAGAGCATCGTGCTGGTGGACGACTCCATCGTCCGAGGCACGACCAGTGAGAAGATCGTCACCGCGCTGAAGCAGGCGGGCGCGCGGGAGGTCCACATGCGTATCTCATCGCCGCCGTTTCGGTATGCCTGTTACTTTGGCACGGACATCGACACGGAGGAAAATCTGATCGCGAACAAGATGGACCTGGACGCCATCAGAGATAAGATCGGTGCGGATAGTCTGGGGTATATCAGCATCGAGGGTCTGAAGACCGCGTGCGAGAAGGCCGTGCTGCCGTTTTGCACCAAATGCTTTACGGGCCACGGCTGCGAAGGCGGCGGCTGTTGA